In the Juglans microcarpa x Juglans regia isolate MS1-56 chromosome 6D, Jm3101_v1.0, whole genome shotgun sequence genome, one interval contains:
- the LOC121235471 gene encoding uncharacterized mitochondrial protein AtMg00310-like, producing the protein MLAIFWWSQRKEERKIHWVSWAKMCESKNKGGLSFKDLRVFNMALLAKQGWRILQEDGSLLQKIYKAKYFPKAHYFYASIGTNPSYAWKGIWEAMNLLLKGGRWSIGNGKSVRIWKDYWVPGHPNPERESAYVEFASTEANVGELTD; encoded by the coding sequence ATGTTGGCCATATTCTGGTGGAGtcagagaaaggaagagaggaagatTCACTGGGTCAGTTGGGCAAAAATGTGTGAATCCAAAAATAAAGGTGGACTTAGTTTTAAAGATCTACGAGTTTTTAATATGGCATTGCTGGCTAAGCAAGGGTGGAGAATCTTGCAAGAAGATGGAAGCCTGCTGCAGAAAATCTACAAGGCAAAGTATTTTCCAAAAGCTCATTATTTTTATGCCTCTATAGGTACTAACCCCTCTTATGCTTGGAAGGGAATTTGGGAAGCTATGAATCTCCTTCTCAAAGGAGGCAGGTGGAGCATAGGGAATGGCAAGTCTGTTAGGATTTGGAAGGACTACTGGGTACCAGGCCATCCAAATCCAGAAAGGGAGTCTGCCTATGTAGAATTCGCATCAACTGAAGCCAATGTGGGAGAACTGACTGATTGA